Proteins found in one Labrus bergylta chromosome 8, fLabBer1.1, whole genome shotgun sequence genomic segment:
- the LOC109985004 gene encoding B-cell receptor CD22 isoform X1: MIAFLVLSFLGAGTVGADRAVTFENPNPCAVEGSSVEFRCLYNYQNGQTVRKTEWYKGEFKNDVWIRVKLSDLASYRNRFEFIGDQQHDCSLALHDLQHSDTGYYYFRFDTDRFGWRSKTSVYLSVTELHVRLYPDTVRAGDSVSLQCNTSCHLSSTVWFKDGHPVSKPEFQAQAEDAGNYFCAVEGQESVQSEPVALDVQYPPLNVSVKVTYPDNLNESSSVNLTCSSSANPAAQNYTWFRRTASPSSGSSSIFQVGSGQVLSLPSMEVNHTGLYLCQARNTVGETNSTEVLLTISAKNYGLFHLGVTRNHTEITKELWSSFSLSQVILLIGVKVVILLLLTLVIIWAGRHIRIKNEEENDHDYENESTGV, from the exons ATGATCGCTTTCCTGGTGCTTTCATTTCTCGGAGCAG GAACTGTGGGTGCTGATAGGGCTGTGACTTTCGAAAACCCAAATCCATGTGCTGTGGAGGGGTCATCTGTGGAGTTCAGGTGCTTGTACAACTACCAAAATGGACAAACTGTTAGAAAGACTGAGTGGTACAAAGGGGAATTTAAAAATGACGTCTGGATACGTGTGAAGCTCTCAGACCTTGCTTCATATCGAAATCGCTTTGAATTCATTGGTGACCAGCAACACGACTGTAGCCTGGCACTCCATGACCTGCAGCATAGTGACACTGGGTATTACTACTTCAGGTTTGACACTGACAGGTTTGGGTGGCGCAGTAAGACTTCAGTGTATCTCTCTGTCACAG AGCTGCATGTCAGACTGTACCCTGACACTGTGAGAGCAGGAGACAGCGTGAGTCTTCAATGTAATACATCCTGCCATCTTAGCAGCACAGTTTGGTTCAAAGATGGACACCCAGTATCCAAACCAGAGTTCCAGGCTCAGGCAGAGGATGCTGGGAATTATTTTTGTGCGGTTGAAGGGCAGGAGTCAGTGCAATCGGAACCTGTAGCTCTAGATGTTCAGT atCCTCCTCTGAATGTGTCTGTCAAGGTGACTTATCCTGACAACCTAAATGAGAGCAGCAGTGTGAATCTgacctgcagcagctctgctAACCCTGCAGCACAAAACTACACCTGGTTCAGGAGGACAGCTTCTCCCAGCTCCGGCTCGAGCTCCATCTTCCAGGTGGGCTCAGGACAGGTGTTGTCTCTCCCCTCTATGGAGGTGAACCACACTGGACTCTACCTCTGCCAGGCCAGGAACACAGTGGGGGAAACCAACTCAACTGAGGTGCTGCTGACCATAAGTGCCAAAAATTATGGTTTGTTTCACTTAGGAGTCACAAGAAATCACACAGAGATAACTAAAG AGCTTTGGAGTTCTTTCTCATTAAGCCAAGTCATCCTCCTGATTGGAGTCAAAGTAGTAATTTTGCTTCTTCTTACACTGGTTATCATCTGGGCTGG gagacatataCGTATCAAAAATGAAGAG GAGAACGACCACGACTATGAAAATGAAAGCACTGGAGTATAA
- the LOC136179818 gene encoding uncharacterized protein, whose product MEKRRRVEMMKVNRLVLLLLALLQISTPSSALSTTSSPTTTSAPNPAGLEYRTRPADVRVALGEPAVFRCGVPVTSPNLTFTLYSSHGNYSLTCPQGHMEDIPQALYGSCEVKDRESLAVWTIKGTSFSDNGTRVECQQSNNPDKRVAVLRVYDNGTNYAILIGCVIGGFFGMLLVVVLVYITLQRSETFQECFRGNQAEGDTTTIVTKE is encoded by the exons atggagaagaggaggagagtagagatgatgaaggtgaatcgTCTGGTGTTGCTGCTGTTGGCTCTGCTCCAGATCTCCACACCCTCCTCCG CTCTAAGCACAACCAGTAGCCCCACCACCACTTCAGCACCGAACCCCGCCGGGCTGGAGTACCGCACACGTCCAGCTGACGTCAGAGTGGCTCTGGGAGAACCTGCAGTGTTTCGCTGTGGAGTCCCTGTAACCTCTCCAAACCTCACCTTCACTCTCTACAGCAGTCATGGCAACTACAGTCTCACCTGCCCTCAAGGCCACATGGAGGACATCCCCCAG GCTCTCTATGGCAGCTGTGAAGTGAAGGATAGGGAGTCTTTGGCTGTTTGGACCATCAAGGGAACTTCTTTCTCTGACAACGGCACACGAGTTGAATGTCAACAGTCAAACAATCCTGACAAACGTGTTGCTGTTCTACGTGTTTATG ATAACGGCACAAACTATGCCATTCTCATTGGTTGTGTCATTGGGGGATTTTTCGGCATGCTGTTGGTGGTTGTTCTTGTGTACATCACGCTGCAACGATCTGAGACCTTCCAGGAGTGCTTCA
- the LOC109985004 gene encoding B-cell receptor CD22 isoform X2, with protein sequence MIAFLVLSFLGAGTVGADRAVTFENPNPCAVEGSSVEFRCLYNYQNGQTVRKTEWYKGEFKNDVWIRVKLSDLASYRNRFEFIGDQQHDCSLALHDLQHSDTGYYYFRFDTDRFGWRSKTSVYLSVTELHVRLYPDTVRAGDSVSLQCNTSCHLSSTVWFKDGHPVSKPEFQAQAEDAGNYFCAVEGQESVQSEPVALDVQYPPLNVSVKVTYPDNLNESSSVNLTCSSSANPAAQNYTWFRRTASPSSGSSSIFQVGSGQVLSLPSMEVNHTGLYLCQARNTVGETNSTEVLLTISAKNYELWSSFSLSQVILLIGVKVVILLLLTLVIIWAGRHIRIKNEEENDHDYENESTGV encoded by the exons ATGATCGCTTTCCTGGTGCTTTCATTTCTCGGAGCAG GAACTGTGGGTGCTGATAGGGCTGTGACTTTCGAAAACCCAAATCCATGTGCTGTGGAGGGGTCATCTGTGGAGTTCAGGTGCTTGTACAACTACCAAAATGGACAAACTGTTAGAAAGACTGAGTGGTACAAAGGGGAATTTAAAAATGACGTCTGGATACGTGTGAAGCTCTCAGACCTTGCTTCATATCGAAATCGCTTTGAATTCATTGGTGACCAGCAACACGACTGTAGCCTGGCACTCCATGACCTGCAGCATAGTGACACTGGGTATTACTACTTCAGGTTTGACACTGACAGGTTTGGGTGGCGCAGTAAGACTTCAGTGTATCTCTCTGTCACAG AGCTGCATGTCAGACTGTACCCTGACACTGTGAGAGCAGGAGACAGCGTGAGTCTTCAATGTAATACATCCTGCCATCTTAGCAGCACAGTTTGGTTCAAAGATGGACACCCAGTATCCAAACCAGAGTTCCAGGCTCAGGCAGAGGATGCTGGGAATTATTTTTGTGCGGTTGAAGGGCAGGAGTCAGTGCAATCGGAACCTGTAGCTCTAGATGTTCAGT atCCTCCTCTGAATGTGTCTGTCAAGGTGACTTATCCTGACAACCTAAATGAGAGCAGCAGTGTGAATCTgacctgcagcagctctgctAACCCTGCAGCACAAAACTACACCTGGTTCAGGAGGACAGCTTCTCCCAGCTCCGGCTCGAGCTCCATCTTCCAGGTGGGCTCAGGACAGGTGTTGTCTCTCCCCTCTATGGAGGTGAACCACACTGGACTCTACCTCTGCCAGGCCAGGAACACAGTGGGGGAAACCAACTCAACTGAGGTGCTGCTGACCATAAGTGCCAAAAATTATG AGCTTTGGAGTTCTTTCTCATTAAGCCAAGTCATCCTCCTGATTGGAGTCAAAGTAGTAATTTTGCTTCTTCTTACACTGGTTATCATCTGGGCTGG gagacatataCGTATCAAAAATGAAGAG GAGAACGACCACGACTATGAAAATGAAAGCACTGGAGTATAA